TCTCGCGTTCGCTGCGGTCCTGGTAGCGCTGGTCCAGTTCCGAGACGACGCTGGCGCGCTGCTTGCGGTCGCGCTGCAGCGCCTGGGCCTGTTCCTGCTGGCGGCGCTGGGCTTCGCTCAGTTGCTGCTTCTGTTCAACGACCTCGCGCTGCACCTGTTCCAGCGCCTGCAGCTCGTGGGTCAGCGTGGCGATGCGCTGCGCGCGCTCGCGCTGCAGATAGCGGTGGTACGCCAACAGACGGTTGGCGTCGGCCACGCGGTCCTGCGCCAACAGCAGCTTCAGCGGCGCATTGCCGCCGATGGCATAGGCCGCCCGCAGCAGTTGCGCCAGTTCGGCGCGTTGCCGCGTCAAACCGCTGCGCAGGCCATCGCGCTTGCGCTCGAGCTCGGCCAGGGTCTGCTGGTGCCGCTGCAGCGCCTGCTGCGTCTGCGCCAGACTGCGACCGGTGGCGGCGACCTTTTCGTCGGCGTCGCGCAACTGGCGTGCGGCGTCGCCACGCTTGCCTTCCAGCTGCCGCCGCTCCTCGGCCACGCTCTTCAGTTCGTTGCGCACCTTCTCCAGGCGCTTCTCGGCCTCGCGCGGATTCTGCGCGGCGGCCAACCCGGCGGTCAGCAGCCACGCCACCGCCAGCAGGCTGCGCAACGGCCTGCGCCATTGCACGGGCGCACGCCGCTCGGCCGCGCGGGGCGCGGCGGAATGCGGTGGGACAGGCGCGGCTGCGGGCAAGCGAGGGTCCAGTGACTTCAGGCAGGTGTGGATTGTAGCGAAGCGTGTTGTGATCGCCTCACGATTGATTGCGGCCGCATCGTCGGCGCCCGGGAGGTGAAGGATGAAACGCATGCATCTGGCGGTTGTGCTGGCGCTGGCCCTGACGGCCGGTCCGGCGTTCGCGGGCGAAGGCATCAGCAAGGTCAACGGCAGCATCACTGCCGACGCCGGCAAGCAGTACGGGGATCTGGAAACGGTCAACGGCAGCATCAACGTCCAGTCCGGCGCCCAGGTGGGTAGCGTGGAAACGGTCAACGGCAGCGTCAAGGTCGCCGACGGCGCACAGACCAAGGGCTTGTCCACGGTCAACGGCGGCATCACCCTCGGCGAGCGCGCACAGGTCGCCGGTTCCATCGAAACCGTCAACGGCGGCATCTTCGTCGACCGCGGCGGCCGCGTCGGCGGCGGCATCGAAAGCGTCAACGGCAGCATCGGCCTGGTCGCCACGCAATTGGACAAGGGCATCGAGACGGTCAACGGCGACATCACCGTCGGCCATGATTCGCACGTCGGTGGCGGCCTCTCGATCAACAAGCCCAGCTTCAGCATGTCGTTCAAGCCGACGCGCAAGCCGAGGGTCATCGTCG
This genomic stretch from Xanthomonas sacchari harbors:
- a CDS encoding murein hydrolase activator EnvC, which produces MRSLLAVAWLLTAGLAAAQNPREAEKRLEKVRNELKSVAEERRQLEGKRGDAARQLRDADEKVAATGRSLAQTQQALQRHQQTLAELERKRDGLRSGLTRQRAELAQLLRAAYAIGGNAPLKLLLAQDRVADANRLLAYHRYLQRERAQRIATLTHELQALEQVQREVVEQKQQLSEAQRRQQEQAQALQRDRKQRASVVSELDQRYQDRSEREKALGQDAKALETLLANLRAAAARAEAERRAAARREAAEQAAQAKAAAKAGRGGGKVPPKVVASAPPLKVGGLGWPLSGDLIARYGGRLPDGRTSSGVLIAAPAGSTVTAVADGTVVFSDWMTGYGMILIVDHGNGYMSLYAHNDTLLRDAGAKVKRGDAVAKVGNSGGQGRPALYFELRRNGQPVDPASWLQRR